From the genome of Thermovirga sp.:
GGGAAAAATAATGAGGAAACGAGCTAAAATCGTCTGCACCCTTGGCCCGGCCTGCGAGGATTACGGAGTATTGAAAAAAATGGTTCAGGCGGGCATGGACGTGGCCCGCCTGAATTTTAGCCATGGAGACCGTGAAACCCATGGATTTCACCTGGACAGGGTGCGCAGGCTCGAGGAGAAACTGGGCAGACCCGTGGGCACGATGATAGATACCAAGGGACCCGAGATCAGGACGGGCAATCTGAAGGGTCGCTTGCCCGTTTTGATTGAAAGCGGAAGCGAAATAATACTGACCGCGAATCCCCTTGCGGAAGGGGATGCTTCCAGGGTCAGCATAAGCTACCCTGGCCTTCCAGGTGAGGTCACTCCGGGGCAGGACCTTTTCATCGATGATGGCACCCTGCATCTCGTAGTGGAAAAGGTCGAAGATAACGATATCACCTGCCGGGTGAATGTTGGTGGAGAGTTGGGGGAAAAGAAAGGCTTATCCGTCCCGGGTGCGCAAATATCCCTGCCGGTCCTGACCCCCCGGGACATCGATGATATCCGCTGGGC
Proteins encoded in this window:
- the pyk gene encoding pyruvate kinase — protein: MRKRAKIVCTLGPACEDYGVLKKMVQAGMDVARLNFSHGDRETHGFHLDRVRRLEEKLGRPVGTMIDTKGPEIRTGNLKGRLPVLIESGSEIILTANPLAEGDASRVSISYPGLPGEVTPGQDLFIDDGTLHLVVEKVEDNDITCRVNVGGELGEKKGLSVPGAQISLPVLTPRDIDDIRWAVGKGVDFIALSFVRDRSDVMEARRVLEDVGGDLRIIAKIETREAVDNLEEIIEVVDGMMVARGDLGVEIPLEDVPLTQK